The Triticum dicoccoides isolate Atlit2015 ecotype Zavitan chromosome 6A, WEW_v2.0, whole genome shotgun sequence genome has a window encoding:
- the LOC119318266 gene encoding uncharacterized protein LOC119318266 has product MPLFMPMTSMKPLSFLLLIKLLFLGLSVAPFIAGDEHQFSFSGFSNTNLTLDGAASVTPNGLLMLTNGSALSMGHAFYPSPLHFHNLSDGTVQTFCISFVFAIVPTYKDLSSNGLTMFIAPSKNLPAAMPIQFLGLLNDQNNGNETNHIFAIELDTFQNLEFEDINDNHIGIDINSLYSIKSHNAGFYHDESGTFQSLGLDSQEAMQVWVDYHREKTQIDATMAPLGMVKPTRPTVSANYNLSSVLTDVAYIGFSSAQGKINTKHYVLGWSFGMNSPAPAINLTILPTLPSDPHTKYRHRLWLLEIILPLATAALILSVAAVVSLLVRRHFRYAELRDDWEVEFGPHRFSYKDLFHATEGFDDKNLLGAGGFGRVYRGELPRSKLRVAVKRVSHDSKQGMKEFIAEIVSIGRLQNPNLVHLLGYCRRQGELLLVYEYMPKGSLDKYLYGEVNNSTLSWDQRFWIIRGIASALIYLHEEWEKVVVHRDIKASNVLLDDELNARLGDFGLARLYDHGVEQETTRVVGTIGYLAPELARTAKGTPLTDVFAFGVFILEVTYAIDVRLKGHYNVGEAYFALKLGLLCSHPFVCARPSMRQVIQYLDGHIEPPELPAHQSFQALALMQNEGRKMSTMFDGIDSAYSSMMYPIEHTVSVIRLMTVCKVCCVINKIDRSGGGGLSLSGLGKSNLNCLTVCTTLRYNSKPVLCTTLRYKKRASFLPSLLLLLLFGLTIAAFAAGDDQFIFSGFTQSSLALDGGAVVTQGGLLDMSNGTNNVKSHALYPTPLRFRNSSTGGKVQSFSAAIVFCIVGAFPGVSANGLAFFIAPSRNLSDALPTQYFGILKQQNSANLFVIEIDTFQNPDMQDINDNHIGIDINSVFSLPSHAAGFYEVSSGAFKNLTLNTQIELQLWVDYEEEETRINVTLAPLHVVKPSKPLLSATYDLSTVLTETAYIGFSSTAEIMDTRHYVLGWSFGMNGQAAPSIDISKLPKVPRLRQKGQSMLLAIILPIATTALIISIGTIVTLMVRRKRRYREVREDWESEFGPHWFSYKDLFKATQGFKSKNLVGAGGFGEVYRGVLKLSKKEITVKRMSHESRQGMKEFITEVVSIGRLRHRNLVQLLGYCRRKGELMLVYDYMSNGSLDKYIHCQGDDKPTLNWAQRFQVIKGIATGLLYLHEKWEKVVVHRDIKASNVLLDHEMNGRLGDFGLARLYDHGTDPQSTHMVGTMGYLAPELVRTGKASPLTDVYAFGMFLLEVTCGQKPMKQDAEGNQVFLVDWVLEHWNNRLLSRTVDTRLQGDYGVDKASLVLKIGLLCLHPFPGSRPSMREVMQYLDGETPLPELKPTQLSVDMQGLMQDSGFNTSVMSYPQLMSSFSTVSDLSGGR; this is encoded by the exons ATGCCACTTTTCATGCCCATGACCAGCATGAAGCCTCTCTCCTTTTTGCTACTCATCAAACTACTCTTTCTTGGCCTTAGTGTGGCACCCTTCATTGCCGGTGATGAGCACCAGTTCAGCTTCTCCGGCTTTTCCAACACCAACCTCACCCTTGACGGTGCGGCCTCGGTCACGCCCAATGGATTACTTATGCTCACCAATGGCTCGGCCCTGAGCATGGGCCATGCCTTCTATCCGAGTCCGCTGCACTTCCACAATTTGTCCGATGGGACTGTACAGACCTTCTGCATCTCGTTTGTCTTCGCCATCGTCCCCACCTACAAGGACTTGAGCAGCAATGGCCTCACCATGTTCATTGCACCGAGCAAGAATTTGCCAGCAGCGATGCCAATACAGTTCTTGGGTCTTCTCAACGACCAGAATAATGGCAATGAAACAAACCACATCTTCGCAATCGAGCTAGACACCTTTCAGAACTTGGAGTTCGAGGACATCAACGACAACCATATCGGTATTGACATCAACAGTCTCTATTCCATAAAATCCCACAATGCTGGCTTCTACCACGACGAGAGTGGCACCTTCCAGAGCTTGGGTCTCGATAGCCAAGAGGCCATGCAAGTGTGGGTGGACTACCACAGAGAGAAGACACAGATCGATGCCACCATGGCTCCTCTCGGCATGGTCAAACCTACAAGACCAACGGTTTCGGCCAACTACAACCTCTCAAGTGTGCTCACAGATGTGGCATACATTGGCTTCTCATCTGCACAAGGCAAGATAAACACGAAGCACTATGTGCTGGGTTGGAGTTTTGGCATGAACAGTCCTGCTCCAGCTATCAATCTCACCATCCTGCCAACACTACCTTCTGATCCTCATACCAAGTATCGACACCGTCTCTGGCTATTGGAGATCATTCTACCACTAGCAACGGCAGCACTCATCCTGTCTGTGGCTGCCGTTGTTTCCCTACTTGTGCGGAGGCATTTCAGGTATGCAGAGTTACGTGATGACTGGGAGGTCGAATTCGGTCCACACCGCTTCTCGTACAAGGATTTGTTCCATGCAACAGAGGGATTTGACGACAAAAACCTCCTAGGGGCCGGAGGATTTGGAAGAGTATACAGAGGGGAGCTGCCAAGGTCCAAACTAAGGGTGGCTGTGAAGAGGGTGTCGCATGACTCGAAGCAAGGCATGAAGGAATTCATCGCCGAAATTGTTAGCATTGGCCGCCTTCAAAATCCAAATCTCGTACACTTACTTGGCTATTGCAGGCGTCAAGGTGAGCTCCTGTTAGTGTATGAGTACATGCCCAAAGGAAGCCTCGATAAGTACTTGTATGGTGAAGTGAACAACTCCACATTAAGTTGGGATCAGAGGTTTTGGATCATCAGGGGCATCGCGTCTGCACTGATTTATCTCCACGAGGAGTGGGAGAAAGTAGTTGTCCACCGAGACATCAAGGCAAGCAATGTGCTCCTTGATGATGAGTTGAACGCACGGTTGGGTGATTTCGGTCTAGCAAGGCTGTATGATCATGGTGTTGAGCAAGAAACTACTCGTGTTGTCGGCACCATCGGATACCTTGCTCCAGAGCTAGCACGGACGGCCAAGGGTACTCCTCTTACCGATGTATTTGCCTTTGGTGTATTTATTCTAGAGGTCACTT ATGCAATAGATGTGAGGCTTAAAGGGCACTACAATGTCGGTGAGGCATATTTCGCGCTGAAGCTAGGACTACTGTGCTCACATCCATTTGTGTGTGCAAGGCCTAGCATGCGGCAAGTGATCCAATACCTAGATGGGCATATTGAACCACCAGAGCTACCAGCACACCAGAGCTTCCAAGCGCTGGCCTTGATGCAAAATGAAGG GAGGAAGATGAGCACTATGTTTGATGGCATTGATAGTGCTTACTCATCAATGATGTACCCTATAGAACATACAGTGTCTGTAATAAGGCTAATGACAGTATGTAAGGTTTGTTGCGTCATCAACAAGATTGATAGGTCTG gcggcggcggcctctCGCTCTCGGGCTTGGGTAAGAGCAACCTGAACTGTCTTACAGTCTGTACTACCCTGAGATACAATAGTAAGCCTGTACTCTGTACCACACTCAGATATAA GAAGCGTGCGTcgttccttccgtccctcctcctcctcctcttattTGGTCTCACCATCGCAGCCTTTGCCGCGGGCGATGATCAATTCATCTTCTCCGGCTTCACACAATCCAGCCTAGCCCTCGACGGCGGCGCCGTGGTCACACAAGGCGGCCTCCTCGACATGTCCAACGGCACAAACAATGTCAAGAGCCATGCGCTTTACCCCACTCCACTGCGCTTCCGCAATTCATCCACCGGTGGTAAAGTGCAATCATTCTCGGCCGCCATCGTTTTCTGCATCGTCGGCGCATTCCCTGGCGTGAGTGCCAATGGCTTGGCCTTCTTCATCGCCCCAAGCAGGAACCTCTCGGACGCACTGCCGACGCAGTACTTTGGTATCCTGAAGCAGCAAAACAGTGCCAACCTCTTTGTTATCGAGATTGACACCTTCCAGAACCCTGACATGCAAGACATCAACGACAACCACATCGGCATCGACATCAACAGCGTTTTCTCCTTGCCATCTCACGCGGCTGGCTTCTATGAAGTCTCTAGTGGCGCCTTCAAGAACTTGACGCTGAACACCCAGATAGAACTGCAGTTGTGGGTGGACTATGAGGAGGAGGAAACAAGGATCAATGTGACCTTGGCTCCACTTCATGTGGTAAAACCCTCCAAGCCACTGTTGTCCGCGACCTATGACCTCTCAACCGTGCTCACGGAGACGGCTTATATTGGTTTCTCATCCACGGCTGAAATTATGGACACCCGTCATTATGTTCTTGGATGGAGCTTTGGCATGAACGGGCAAGCAGCTCCGTCCATTGACATCTCCAAGCTTCCAAAGGTTCCTCGTCTACGACAAAAGGGCCAGTCCATGCTCTTGGCGATCATCCTCCCAATAGCCACCACGGCACTGATAATCTCTATCGGCACCATTGTCACTCTGATGGTGCGAAGAAAAAGGAGGTATAGGGAGGTGCGCGAGGATTGGGAGAGCGAGTTTGGTCCACACTGGTTCTCGTACAAGGATTTGTTCAAGGCTACTCAGGGATTTAAGAGCAAGAACCTAGTTGGAGCTGGAGGGTTTGGGGAGGTATACAGAGGGGTGCTTAAACTGTCCAAGAAGGAGATTACCGTGAAGAGGATGTCCCATGAGTCAAGACaagggatgaaggagttcatcaccgaggtTGTTAGCATTGGCCGGTTGCGGCATCGCAACCTAGTCCAGCTACTTGGCTATTGCAGGCGGAAAGGTGAGCTGATGCTGGTGTACGATTACATGTCAAATGGCAGCCTTGACAAATATATACACTGTCAAGGGGATGACAAGCCCACCTTAAATTGGGCTCAGAGGTTTCAAGTCATCAAGGGTATCGCTACCGGCTTGCTCTACCTCCACGAGAAGTGGGAGAAAGTTGTGGTCCACCGAGACATCAAGGCAAGCAATGTCCTCCTCGACCATGAAATGAATGGGCGACTCGGTGACTTTGGTCTTGCACGGCTATATGATCATGGCACCGATCCACAAAGCACACACATGGTCGGCACAATGGGATACCTTGCCCCCGAGCTAGTACGCACAGGCAAGGCATCTCCTCTTACCGATGTGTACGCCTTCGGCATGTTTCTTCTCGAAGTTACATGTGGGCAAAAGCCTATGAAGCAAGATGCAGAGGGAAATCAGGTTTTCCTGGTGGACTGGGTCCTAGAGCACTGGAACAATCGACTGCTTAGCAGAACAGTGGACACAAGGCTCCAAGGCGACTACGGCGTTGACAAAGCATCCCTTGTGCTGAAGATAGGACTTTTGTGCCTGCACCCGTTTCCTGGTTCGAGGCCTAGCATGCGAGAAGTCATGCAATACCTCGACGGTGAGACCCCGCTGCCTGAGCTGAAGCCGACGCAGCTGAGCGTGGACATGCAGGGGTTGATGCAGGACAGCGGGTTCAACACTTCTGTAATGTCTTATCCCCAGCTGATGTCAAGCTTCAGCACAGTGTCCGACCTCTCGGGAGGACGATGA
- the LOC119316333 gene encoding L-type lectin-domain containing receptor kinase SIT2-like, with product MTMSGMKRISLLLLKLLLSLGLSVAPLFIAGDEHQFSYSGFSNTSLTLDGAASVTPNGLLMLTNGTSRSMGRAFYPDPLRFRNSSNEAVQSFSVSFIFAMVSIYKDLSSNGIAMFIAPSKNLSTAMRMQYLGLLSNQNDGNQTNHIFAIELDTFQNWELQDMNDNHVGIDVNSLRSIQSHDAGFYHDKNGTFQSLSLDSQEVMQVWVDYHGEKMQIDATMAPLGMAKPTRPIVSANYNLSSVLTDVAYIGFSSAEGKITKHYVLGWSFGMNSPAPAINLTMLPKLPLDPHTKDRRRLPVLQIILPLATAALILSVAAVISLLVRRHFRYAEVRDDWEVEFGPHRFSYKDLFRATEGFDNKNLLGAGGFGRVYRGELPSSKLRIAVKRVSHDSRQGMKEFIAEIVSIGRLQNPNLVHLLGYCRRQGELLLVYEYMPKGSLDKYLYGEVDNSTLSWDQRIWIIRGIASALIYLHEEWEKVVVHRDIKASNVLLDDELNARLGDFGLARLYDHGVEQETTRVAGTIGYIAPELARTGKGTPLTDVFAFGVFILEVTCGQRPIMQSTQDELVMLVDWALEHVQQGSLDDAIDIRLKGQYNVSEAHLALKLGLLCSHPFACARPSMRQVIQYLDGHIEPPELPAHQSFQALALMQNEGFDSYIMSYPSSKSVGTMSSISGGR from the coding sequence ATGACCATGTCCGGCATGAAGCGTATCTCCTTGTTGCTACTCAAGCTACTACTCTCTCTTGGCCTTAGCGTGGCACCACTCTTCATTGCCGGGGATGAGCACCAGTTCAGCTACTCCGGCTTTTCCAACACTAGCCTCACCCTCGACGGCGCGGCCTCGGTCACGCCCAACGGGTTACTTATGCTTACCAACGGCACGTCCCGGAGCATGGGCCGCGCATTCTATCCTGACCCGCTGCGCTTCCGCAATTCATCCAACGAGGCTGTACAATCCTTCTCCGTTTCGTTCATCTTCGCCATGGTCTCCATCTACAAGGACTTGAGCAGCAATGGAATCGCCATGTTCATTGCGCCGAGcaagaatttgtccacggcgatgcGGATGCAGTACTTGGGACTTCTCAGCAATCAGAATGATGGCAATCAGACAAACCACATCTTCGCAATCGAGCTAGACACCTTCCAGAACTGGGAGCTCCAAGACATGAATGACAACCATGTTGGTATTGACGTCAACAGTCTCCGCTCCATACAATCCCATGATGCCGGTTTCTACCATGACAAGAATGGCACCTTCCAGAGTTTGAGTCTCGATAGCCAAGAGGTGATGCAGGTGTGGGTGGACTACCATGGAgagaagatgcagattgatgccacCATGGCTCCTCTCGGCATGGCCAAGCCTACAAGACCAATAGTATCAGCCAACTACAACCTCTCAAGCGTGCTCACAGATGTGGCATACATCGGCTTCTCATCTGCAGAAGGCAAGATAACGAAGCACTATGTGCTCGGTTGGAGTTTTGGCATGAACAGTCCTGCTCCAGCTATCAATCTCACCATGCTGCCAAAACTACCTCTTGATCCTCATACCAAGGATCGACGTCGTCTACCAGTATTGCAGATCATTCTACCACTTGCAACAGCAGCACTCATCCTGTCTGTGGCTGCCGTTATTTCCCTGCTTGTGCGGAGGCATTTCAGGTATGCAGAAGTACGTGACGACTGGGAGGTCGAATTCGGCCCACACCGCTTCTCGTACAAGGATTTGTTCCGTGCAACAGAAGGATTTGACAACAAAAACCTCCTAGGGGCCGGAGGATTTGGAAGAGTATACAGAGGAGAGCTGCCAAGCTCCAAACTAAGGATAGCTGTGAAGAGGGTGTCGCACGACTCCAGGCAAGGCATGAAGGAATTCATTGCAGAAATTGTCAGCATTGGCCGCCTTCAGAATCCAAATCTTGTGCACTTGCTTGGCTATTGCAGACGTCAAGGTGAGCTCCTGTTAGTGTATGAGTACATGCCCAAAGGAAGCCTCGATAAGTACTTGTATGGTGAAGTGGACAACTCCACATTAAGTTGGGACCAAAGGATTTGGATCATTAGGGGCATCGCATCTGCACTGATTTATCTCCACGAGGAGTGGGAGAAGGTAGTTGTCCACCGAGACATCAAGGCAAGCAATGTGCTCCTCGATGATGAGTTGAATGCACGGTTGGGTGATTTCGGTCTAGCAAGGTTGTATGATCATGGCGTTGAGCAAGAAACTACTCGTGTTGCTGGCACCATTGGATACATTGCTCCGGAGCTAGCACGCACGGGCAAGGGTACTCCTCTTACCGACGTATTTGCCTTTGGTGTATTTATTCTGGAGGTCACTTGTGGACAAAGACCTATCATGCAGAGCACACAAGATGAGCTGGTCATGTTGGTTGATTGGGCGCTTGAGCATGTGCAACAAGGGTCACTAGATGATGCAATAGATATAAGACTTAAAGGGCAGTACAATGTCAGCGAGGCACATCTGGCACTGAAGCTAGGACTACTGTGCTCACACCCATTTGCATGTGCAAGGCCTAGCATGCGGCAAGTGATCCAATACCTAGATGGGCATATTGAACCACCAGAGCTACCAGCACACCAGAGCTTCCAAGCACTGGCCTTGATGCAAAATGAAGGATTCGATTCATACATCATGTCATATCCTTCATCAAAGAGTGTTGGCACAATGTCAAGCATTTCAGGAGGAAGATGA